One Sediminibacillus dalangtanensis genomic region harbors:
- the kduD gene encoding 2-dehydro-3-deoxy-D-gluconate 5-dehydrogenase KduD: MGELFSLKGKTALVTGATRGLGQGMAVGLAEAGANIIGTGTSDLSETQAKVEAVGRTFHGLNKDLSRRGSAAELANEAVERGGTIDILVNNAGIIRRSDLEDFTDEDWYQVIDVNQHAVFQLSRELGRHMLNNGSGKIINVASMLSFQGGLKVPAYTASKHAVAGLTKSFANEWSSKGINVNAIAPGYMATDNTAPIRENKERNAFITSRIPQGRWGSPDDLKGAVVFLASDASNYVNGHVLCVDGGWMSS; encoded by the coding sequence ATGGGCGAACTATTCTCGTTAAAAGGTAAAACCGCCCTCGTGACTGGTGCCACCCGAGGACTTGGTCAGGGCATGGCAGTGGGTCTTGCGGAAGCTGGAGCGAACATAATCGGAACGGGGACAAGTGATTTGAGTGAAACACAAGCGAAAGTGGAAGCTGTTGGCCGAACCTTTCACGGATTGAACAAAGACTTGTCCCGAAGAGGTTCAGCAGCGGAACTTGCCAATGAAGCGGTAGAACGAGGCGGAACAATCGATATTCTCGTAAATAATGCTGGAATTATCCGCCGATCAGATTTAGAGGACTTTACAGACGAAGACTGGTACCAGGTAATCGATGTCAATCAGCATGCTGTTTTTCAACTGAGCAGGGAACTTGGCAGACATATGCTGAATAATGGTTCGGGGAAAATCATCAACGTAGCTTCGATGTTATCCTTCCAGGGCGGCTTGAAAGTGCCAGCCTATACAGCCAGTAAACATGCTGTTGCCGGGTTGACCAAGTCTTTTGCCAATGAGTGGTCCAGTAAAGGAATTAATGTAAACGCTATCGCACCCGGGTACATGGCAACGGATAATACAGCTCCCATTAGAGAAAACAAGGAACGTAACGCCTTTATTACATCCAGAATTCCCCAAGGCAGATGGGGATCCCCAGATGACTTAAAAGGTGCAGTGGTGTTTCTTGCCTCAGATGCTTCCAATTATGTTAATGGCCATGTGCTTTGCGTAGATGGTGGATGGATGAGTTCTTAA
- the kduI gene encoding 5-dehydro-4-deoxy-D-glucuronate isomerase, with translation MEIRYATNPTDLKQYDTERIRKEFLVENLFKTGELNLVYSHYDRLITGGAVPVKEALKLEAGDLLKTEYFLERREVGIINIAEGAGIVTVDGEKYELNKRDCVYVGLGHENVSFASKDSSKPARFYIVSATAHKQYPTKKIAIEEATPNHLGSDSQSNKRTIYQYIHAGGIQSCQLMMGMTLLAPNNMWNTMPPHLHDRRMEAYLYFDMDEDSRVIHFMGRPDETRHIVMKNEQVVFSPPWSIHSGVGTDNYTFIWAMAGENYTFTDMDSVSMDELK, from the coding sequence ATGGAAATCAGGTATGCGACCAATCCAACAGATCTGAAACAGTATGACACAGAAAGGATCCGCAAAGAGTTTTTAGTGGAAAACCTTTTTAAAACCGGCGAATTGAACCTTGTTTACTCTCATTATGATCGTCTTATCACAGGCGGAGCAGTGCCGGTAAAAGAGGCGCTAAAGCTGGAAGCAGGCGATCTGCTTAAAACAGAGTATTTTCTGGAAAGGCGGGAAGTGGGAATCATCAATATCGCTGAGGGTGCTGGGATTGTGACAGTGGACGGAGAAAAGTATGAATTGAACAAACGCGATTGTGTCTATGTTGGTCTCGGGCATGAGAATGTATCTTTTGCCAGTAAAGATAGCAGTAAACCTGCCCGGTTTTATATCGTTTCTGCTACGGCACATAAACAATATCCAACCAAAAAAATCGCCATTGAGGAAGCAACACCTAACCATTTGGGTTCCGACAGCCAGTCCAACAAGCGCACCATCTATCAATATATCCACGCTGGCGGAATACAAAGCTGTCAGCTGATGATGGGGATGACCCTTCTGGCACCAAACAATATGTGGAACACAATGCCGCCGCATCTTCATGACCGCCGCATGGAAGCTTATTTATATTTCGATATGGATGAGGATTCCCGGGTCATTCACTTTATGGGGCGACCGGATGAGACGAGGCATATTGTCATGAAAAATGAACAAGTCGTTTTTTCACCACCATGGTCCATTCATTCTGGAGTAGGTACCGACAACTATACGTTCATTTGGGCAATGGCAGGAGAAAATTACACGTTTACCGATATGGACAGCGTATCCATGGATGAACTAAAATAA
- a CDS encoding sugar kinase: protein MDVVTLGESMVLFTPDTEGPLRYVSGFHKTIGGAESNLAIALTRLGHQTGWISRLGNDEFGLFVRNFIRGEGVDTSNVVFDTELPTAVFFKEKLAAGDPKIYYYRKLSAASELSPDDLDEEYIKQAAYLHVTGITPALSDTCKQTVLEAIRLAKENGLKVVFDPNLRLKLWSEQEAAKTLMEIAALSDIVLPGIDEGELMTGHDEEKKIAEELLENGSDVVVIKLGSAGAYYATRREADYVEGYKVERIIDTVGAGDGFAAGFLSGQLRGWDLAESVKLGNRIGAYALTVAGDVEGYPFWHQVDTEQGNKEILR, encoded by the coding sequence ATGGATGTAGTAACTTTAGGAGAAAGCATGGTTTTATTTACCCCGGATACTGAAGGTCCGCTCCGCTATGTCAGCGGATTCCATAAAACGATCGGCGGGGCGGAATCAAATCTTGCGATAGCCTTGACCAGACTAGGTCATCAAACAGGCTGGATCAGTCGGCTAGGTAACGATGAATTCGGTCTGTTTGTCCGCAATTTTATTCGTGGAGAAGGAGTCGACACATCGAATGTCGTCTTTGATACAGAATTGCCGACAGCTGTTTTTTTTAAAGAAAAACTTGCAGCGGGCGATCCCAAAATTTATTATTATCGAAAACTTTCTGCTGCCAGCGAGCTATCGCCAGATGATTTAGATGAGGAATACATAAAACAGGCAGCTTACCTTCATGTAACCGGCATCACCCCGGCACTTAGCGATACATGCAAGCAAACAGTGCTTGAGGCTATCCGTCTAGCGAAAGAGAATGGCTTAAAGGTAGTGTTTGACCCGAATCTGCGTTTGAAATTATGGTCTGAGCAGGAAGCGGCTAAGACGTTGATGGAAATTGCTGCTTTAAGTGATATCGTGCTTCCAGGAATCGACGAAGGGGAACTGATGACCGGGCATGATGAGGAGAAAAAAATTGCTGAAGAACTGTTGGAGAACGGTTCAGACGTCGTCGTCATTAAACTCGGTTCAGCTGGTGCTTATTACGCTACCAGACGAGAAGCTGATTATGTTGAGGGATACAAAGTAGAACGAATTATTGATACCGTCGGAGCCGGAGATGGTTTTGCGGCCGGTTTTCTATCAGGCCAGCTACGTGGATGGGACCTTGCCGAATCGGTAAAATTGGGCAATCGAATAGGAGCTTATGCATTGACCGTTGCTGGTGATGTGGAAGGTTATCCTTTCTGGCATCAAGTCGATACGGAACAGGGAAACAAGGAAATATTGCGCTGA
- a CDS encoding NAD(P)/FAD-dependent oxidoreductase gives MSNKPKIVVLGAGYAGMMTTKRLTQKLGQEEADIILVNKHNYHYQSTWLHEVAAGTIDVNKVRMLISDVIDTNRVRLVFDTVQEVKKDEQRVVLENGELEYDYLVFSLGFEKASFGIPGMEENALSIESVDKSRLISEHIEHQFARYSSGEETNDEALNIVVGGSGFTGIEFVGELAEKVPELCRKYDIERSKVRIINVEAAPSILPGFDEELVAYARKSLEDRGVEFRIGTKIQECREDAFIVGDDNEEIKAGTIVWTGGVQGSSILDKSGFEVFKGKVNVNGDLRVPGYDNIFILGDCSWVMDKENDRPYPPTAQLAIQEADTASDNLTALLRGGKLEDFVFDNKGTVASLGGSHAMGTVFSGYKLYGKTARAMKNVIDNRYLFMLGGPKLVLKKGKLRPF, from the coding sequence ATGAGCAACAAACCTAAAATTGTCGTTCTTGGCGCGGGTTATGCCGGGATGATGACAACGAAACGATTGACGCAAAAGCTAGGCCAAGAAGAAGCAGACATTATTCTGGTCAACAAGCATAATTATCATTATCAATCTACGTGGCTTCATGAAGTTGCGGCAGGCACGATTGATGTCAACAAAGTCCGTATGCTTATCAGTGATGTCATCGATACGAATCGTGTAAGACTTGTCTTTGATACAGTGCAGGAAGTGAAAAAGGATGAGCAGCGCGTCGTTCTGGAAAATGGCGAGCTGGAATATGATTATTTAGTGTTCTCGTTAGGATTTGAGAAGGCCTCTTTCGGTATTCCCGGAATGGAAGAAAACGCACTGTCGATTGAAAGTGTCGACAAAAGCCGCTTGATCAGCGAACATATTGAGCATCAATTTGCCCGGTATAGCAGCGGGGAAGAAACAAACGACGAGGCATTGAACATCGTTGTAGGCGGATCTGGGTTCACCGGTATCGAGTTTGTCGGAGAACTCGCAGAAAAGGTGCCGGAACTCTGCCGGAAATACGATATCGAGCGCAGTAAGGTACGTATCATCAATGTGGAGGCTGCCCCATCGATACTCCCTGGATTTGATGAAGAGCTGGTTGCTTATGCCCGTAAATCTTTGGAAGACCGTGGAGTAGAGTTCCGTATTGGCACGAAAATCCAGGAATGCAGAGAAGATGCATTTATCGTGGGTGACGACAACGAAGAGATCAAAGCAGGTACGATTGTCTGGACTGGCGGTGTACAAGGAAGCTCTATTCTGGATAAATCCGGTTTCGAAGTGTTCAAAGGTAAAGTAAATGTGAACGGCGACCTTCGTGTACCAGGCTATGACAATATCTTTATTCTCGGAGACTGTTCCTGGGTAATGGATAAAGAAAATGACCGTCCATATCCTCCGACTGCCCAACTTGCTATCCAGGAAGCTGACACTGCTTCTGACAACCTTACAGCATTGCTGCGTGGCGGCAAGCTGGAAGATTTCGTTTTTGATAATAAAGGAACGGTGGCTTCATTGGGCGGCAGCCATGCAATGGGAACCGTTTTCTCCGGATATAAGTTGTACGGTAAAACTGCCCGCGCCATGAAAAATGTCATTGATAACCGTTATCTATTCATGCTCGGCGGACCAAAGCTTGTCTTGAAAAAAGGGAAACTTCGTCCATTTTAA
- a CDS encoding DeoR/GlpR family DNA-binding transcription regulator gives MLSIERYQHILAELEKQKIIKVSALSKQLKVTEKTIRIDLETLESRGLLTRIHGGAMLVESEERLLPIEERQSGQNEIKQAIAKRAEQLIVPGETILMDGGSTTVEIAKLLGDKEVTVITNDLNIAHVLQAKPKVQLLVPGGERIANSSSLFGTQATQFLQKLHVNRVFFGATGVSVEQGLSVFTSLHADWKKQIVGCAEVVTLVADSSKLGKVALIQFADIDQVDIIVTDDRLDKNYKRQLTERNIQVLLA, from the coding sequence ATGCTATCAATAGAACGCTATCAACATATTTTAGCTGAACTGGAAAAACAGAAGATTATCAAAGTTTCCGCTCTTAGTAAACAATTAAAAGTGACCGAAAAGACGATCAGAATTGATTTGGAAACCTTGGAAAGTCGCGGGTTACTTACCCGAATTCACGGCGGTGCGATGTTGGTGGAGTCAGAGGAACGATTGTTGCCCATCGAAGAGCGGCAATCCGGTCAAAACGAGATAAAACAAGCGATTGCCAAACGGGCAGAACAGTTGATTGTGCCGGGAGAAACAATCCTTATGGACGGAGGCAGTACAACGGTAGAAATCGCCAAGCTGCTGGGCGACAAGGAGGTTACTGTCATCACGAATGATTTGAATATCGCTCATGTATTGCAAGCCAAACCGAAAGTGCAGCTTCTGGTTCCGGGAGGAGAGAGGATAGCCAATTCCAGCTCTCTTTTCGGTACACAGGCTACTCAATTCCTGCAAAAACTGCACGTAAACCGTGTGTTCTTTGGTGCTACAGGGGTATCAGTGGAACAAGGGTTATCTGTTTTCACTAGTTTGCATGCAGATTGGAAAAAACAGATTGTGGGTTGTGCAGAAGTGGTGACACTTGTCGCTGATTCCTCCAAACTTGGCAAAGTCGCCCTGATTCAGTTTGCCGATATTGACCAAGTCGATATCATCGTAACCGATGATCGTCTTGATAAGAATTATAAGCGACAACTTACGGAAAGAAACATTCAAGTATTACTTGCATAA
- a CDS encoding bifunctional 4-hydroxy-2-oxoglutarate aldolase/2-dehydro-3-deoxy-phosphogluconate aldolase — protein sequence MDKATIMKKIMENGVLAVIRKVPEKDVEQVAESLIKGGVNVLEVTLDAENANQIIQTLSNKFAGKAVVGAGTVLDAPSARTAIEHGAQFVVSPLLEQEVIEATLALDKVSVPGIMTPTEAMTAVKLGADIVKVFPASAVGPSFLKNVKGPLPDITMIPTGGITTENAADFIKAGAAAVGAGGNLVDNKAIREGNFTQIEQVAAKYKETVRQARETM from the coding sequence ATGGATAAAGCTACGATTATGAAGAAAATAATGGAAAATGGAGTTCTTGCAGTTATTCGCAAAGTACCGGAAAAAGATGTAGAGCAAGTGGCTGAATCGCTGATAAAGGGTGGCGTGAATGTTCTTGAAGTAACGCTTGATGCCGAAAATGCCAATCAAATCATCCAAACTTTAAGCAATAAATTCGCCGGGAAAGCGGTAGTCGGTGCCGGAACTGTCCTTGATGCGCCCTCCGCAAGAACAGCCATTGAACATGGAGCACAATTTGTCGTCAGTCCGCTTCTCGAACAAGAAGTAATTGAGGCAACCCTTGCTCTTGATAAAGTTTCTGTTCCCGGAATCATGACGCCAACAGAAGCAATGACAGCTGTTAAACTAGGCGCCGATATTGTCAAGGTTTTTCCGGCTTCGGCAGTAGGGCCTTCCTTTCTCAAAAATGTCAAGGGTCCATTACCGGATATCACGATGATTCCGACCGGAGGCATCACGACAGAAAATGCTGCTGATTTTATAAAGGCAGGAGCGGCGGCAGTCGGAGCTGGGGGAAATCTTGTGGACAATAAAGCGATCAGGGAAGGGAACTTCACTCAGATTGAACAAGTTGCTGCAAAATATAAGGAGACGGTAAGGCAAGCAAGAGAGACGATGTAA
- a CDS encoding dienelactone hydrolase family protein produces the protein MEMGKTLEQFFIDEYNRVPVLKRTFEQYESQREKMKLELKHLLGDFSDWDKIPSVPVIESVEEFEDYRQERFKVRLGNQLDVPIYVLTPLQAKTTFPTVLALHGHGYGPKQIIGLTRQGIRNLSATTQTNYALQMVKRGCKVFAPALLGKGERIFQADAEAGKDKSCERLAQLFLMQGKTLLGARVWEARKLLDVMTSFDDVLPRNIGVFGFSGGAAVAGFTAILDERLRAAVLAGYPSLFRDSILDKPHCLDNYLPGVLNLSELPGLLGLVSPRPIFIETGEKDPLFPLDSASVAISQLEKIYLQSGRPEAFGFHIHNGGHEVDGGLSYDWLLRQLI, from the coding sequence ATGGAAATGGGAAAAACACTAGAACAATTTTTTATTGATGAATACAATCGGGTCCCGGTCCTTAAACGGACGTTCGAGCAGTATGAAAGTCAACGAGAGAAGATGAAACTGGAATTGAAGCATTTACTTGGTGATTTTTCCGATTGGGATAAAATACCTTCAGTACCTGTCATCGAATCTGTTGAAGAATTTGAAGATTATCGTCAAGAAAGGTTTAAAGTGAGATTAGGGAATCAGCTTGATGTTCCTATCTATGTGCTTACACCATTGCAGGCGAAAACGACTTTTCCTACTGTCCTGGCACTTCATGGTCATGGTTATGGACCAAAACAAATAATCGGACTGACGAGACAAGGAATAAGGAATCTTTCGGCTACTACGCAAACAAACTATGCTTTGCAAATGGTGAAACGAGGCTGTAAAGTTTTCGCGCCGGCTTTATTAGGAAAAGGAGAACGGATTTTTCAAGCCGATGCGGAAGCGGGGAAAGACAAGTCATGTGAGCGGCTGGCTCAATTATTCTTAATGCAAGGAAAAACACTTCTCGGCGCCAGAGTTTGGGAAGCCCGGAAATTACTTGATGTTATGACATCCTTTGATGATGTACTTCCTCGTAATATTGGAGTATTCGGCTTTTCGGGCGGAGCTGCAGTAGCTGGTTTTACAGCGATTTTAGATGAAAGATTGAGAGCGGCAGTGTTGGCGGGCTATCCCAGCCTGTTTCGAGACAGTATTCTGGATAAACCACACTGCCTGGACAACTATCTGCCGGGCGTATTAAATCTTTCCGAGCTTCCGGGCTTGCTTGGACTGGTATCACCTCGTCCTATTTTTATTGAAACAGGAGAAAAAGATCCTTTATTTCCATTAGACAGTGCTAGTGTTGCTATCTCTCAGTTAGAAAAGATCTATCTGCAAAGCGGGAGACCGGAAGCGTTTGGTTTTCACATCCACAATGGCGGTCATGAAGTCGATGGCGGCCTGTCCTATGACTGGCTTTTACGGCAGCTTATCTAG